The Dreissena polymorpha isolate Duluth1 chromosome 10, UMN_Dpol_1.0, whole genome shotgun sequence genome includes a region encoding these proteins:
- the LOC127847966 gene encoding sushi, von Willebrand factor type A, EGF and pentraxin domain-containing protein 1-like, with protein MGAGINGKIGDPNLPVLQLIQVDSVDKCKQLCLNDKLCKEASYAPTSGGQRFCFLYGSSVALCYILGFNGTNCEIDNVNNCATAGCQNNASCMDMVGSFKCFFPSPSITGTLCNITSAPCDSSPCRRGTCTSHGIARYQCTCPDGYTGLQCETNINDCLTAECLHGGTCSDLVNGYVCNCTTGFTGRNCEIVGNFCQPGDCDVNNVCYSSLDKKDGLCACGPEFFDPVYICTFTSIPNTQIVGVGQYKAPVKVTSLPQCESLCKNDATCLYAELNGDMFCSFYNIDGSLQNTTNYTVLKKDCPTSGDAYKCHRKSTPCDNSPCKNGAACSDDGFNATCACAAGFTGSLCQHNINDCRNNDCRNNATCVDGLTRFTCLCPPGFAGSRCETDLNECPQSQCNTSRGTCVDQVNGYVCICKNGYTGRKCEVDIDECLSNPCKHKGTCQNKVDDYTCTCPAGWTGKDCSTEINYCANRTCQNAQCYNLQNTSFCRCEGGASGENCENATKVCDVLSNIKVCTNTGNCTDKPGTAECKCPIDYSGVSCEFVKDWCSLTGDANPCKNGGQCSPKGPLGYMCTCKTGYSGPNCTTEANPCLSNPCGGNATCYHNVTDYICQCPEGKTLSNKQCLGESSQHVLLVNTLYCTSPPVLQSPFRWTPGSLSVMLWVRSHNAGSSLFSIWLSSKLHPNYASGMDEYGIIVNTSGIYASNNTNWMGIRFSTIFGGNLHDGKWRHLGVSISAAGKMSATIDAITYPQEVAVDPLPTSAQNGQVRLGEEYVAEYERLTVWNAILSNVDFTLAFGQLNEPSTGLIQGWYNYDLKFSADRMTTRLPENILAYPNLNFPMLNCGPHNLSHVSSDRIVSSEILSSLADDLKASNNQSLTFKNSLLASMTWGYYEAILVGIDPTTNNYGECRTQAFIKYNARCPNPVNDNNVTIGTCPQNTDAVCNVSCSMSNTEALFAPLPRYMACSSVGVWWNKKPYENLILPGCTTKGTPSYKVTSEMKFAAVINCNIVSNLDTEVGQKLQVTFSGLNSNKWTNICKKTANTLPNTCDNLEIINKTCETGTPVYNVKFALTFDSKTLTPFGGGAPVSVLDVLRINILLEKDLDASFGTIASSILQTGTVVISMTEVCGTGYALMKDDTGSICVPCGAGWFLDSQSKQCVPCEYGFYQPSTAQTMCTQCPSGNTTYSKGSKAASDCVVSCPIGKSYNATAGECMDCPRHYYQNETGKNFCKPCPIGFKTVGNGSNSNTQCKEDCPAGYTRNPADITKCMRCPRGTYRNTQDDCQACPAGKYTMESTVAIIASNCDMDNCSLGEYWNTSTSKCTPCPIGEYQNTLYQVQCKMCNTSYSTNATGSSDVSAYGNIPK; from the exons ATGGGAGCTGGTATCAACGGCAAAATTGGAGATCCCAACTTGCCCGTTTTGCAGCTAATTCAAGTTGACAGTGTGGACAAGTGCAAGCAACTATGTCTAAATGACAAGCTGTGCAAGGAAGCTTCCTATGCACCGACATCGGGTGGACAGAGGTTCTGCTTTCTGTATGGCAGCAGTGTGGCGTTG tgCTATATTTTAGGCTTCAATGGCACAAACTGCGAGATTGACAATGTGAACAACTGTGCCACTGCGGGATGTCAGAACAACGCTTCATGTATGGATATGGTGGGCTCCTTCAAGTGCTTCTTTCCCTCACCAAGCATCACAGGCACACT ATGTAACATCACTTCTGCCCCATGTGATAGTTCCCCATGCAGGCGTGGTACCTGCACATCACACGGCATTGCCAGATATCAGTGCACGTGTCCAGATGGATACACAGGGCTACAGTGTGAAACTAACATCA aCGATTGTCTCACTGCTGAATGCTTACATGGAGGGACATGCAGTGACCTGGTGAACGGTTATGTATGCAACTGTACGACTGGGTTTACTGGAAGGAACTGTGAAATCGTTGGGAATTTCTGTCAGCCCGGAGACTGCGATGTTAACAATGTGTGTTATAGTAGTCTTGATAAGAAGGACGGACTGTGTGCTTGTGGCCCAGAATTCTTTGATCCAG TTTATATCTGCACTTTCACATCGATTCCCAACACTCAAATTGTTGGCGTCGGTCAATACAAGGCACCAGTAAAAGTCACATCTTTACCACAATGTGAAAGCCTCTGCAAGAATGATGCAACCTGTCTCTACGCTGAATTAAATGGagatatgttttgttcattctaTAACATCGACGGTTCTCTTCAGAATACGACAAACTACACAGTTCTGAAAAAAGATTGCCCAACTTCAG GAGACGCATACAAGTGCCACAGAAAATCAACTCCATGTGATAACAGCCCCTGTAAGAACGGAGCCGCCTGTTCTGATGATGGTTTTAATGCCACATGCGCCTGTGCAGCTGGTTTCACTGGGTCCCTGTGTCAACACAACATTAATGACTGTAGGAATAATGACTGTAGGAATAATGCTACTTGTGTGGATGGTCTAACGAGATTCACCTGTTTGTGTCCTCCTGGATTTGCTG GGTCCAGATGTGAAACTGATTTGAATGAGTGTCCACAGAGTCAATGCAACACAAGTCGAGGTACATGTGTGGATCAAGTAAATGGCTATGTTTGCATTTGTAAAAATGGATACACAGGAAGAAAGTGTGAG GTTGACATTGACGAGTGCCTTTCCAATCCCTGCAAACACAAGGGCACGTGTCAAAATAAAGTGGACgactatacatgtacatgtccTGCAGGGTGGACAGGGAAAGACTGCAGTACTGAAATAAACTACTGTGCCAATCGGACTTGTCAGAATGCACAATGCTACAATCTACAAAATACATCTTTCTGCAG ATGTGAAGGTGGTGCTTCAGGGGAGAATTGTGAGAATGCCACCAAGGTCTGTGATGTCTTGTCCAACATAAAGGTGTGCACAAACACTGGCAACTGTACAGACAAGCCTGGCACAGCCGAGTGCAAATGTCCTATAG ATTATTCCGGAGTGTCTTGTGAGTTTGTCAAGGACTGGTGTTCACTGACTGGGGATGCCAACCCGTGTAAAAATGGTGGCCAGTGTTCACCTAAGGGCCCTCTAGGATACATGTGCACCTGCAAGACTG GCTATTCTGGGCCCAATTGCACCACTGAGGCTAACCCATGCTTGTCCAATCCTTGTGGAGGAAATGCTACATGTTATCACAATGTCACAGACTACATTTGTCAGTGTCCTGAAGGAAAGACTCTATCAAACAAGCAGTGTCTAG GGGAATCATCTCAGCATGTGCTGCTTGTGAATACGTTGTATTGCACCTCTCCACCTGTGCTGCAGTCACCATTCAGATGGACCCCTGGCAGCCTCTCAGTTATGCTGTGGGTCAGATCTCACAATGCAGGAAGTTCTCTCTTTTCCATTTGGTT GTCTTCTAAACTGCATCCAAACTACGCTAGTGGCATGGATGAATACGGGATCATTGTGAACACCAGTGGAATATATGCATCAAATAATACCAACTGGATGGGTATAAGATTCTCTACGATCTTTGGTGGAAATTTGCATGATGGCAAATGGCGTCATTTAGGTGTGTCAATTTCAGCTGCAGGCAAGATGTCTGCAACAATTGACGCTATCACATATCCCCAGGAAGTTGCTGTTGACCCACTGCCGACTTCAGCTCAAAA TGGTCAGGTGCGCCTTGGTGAAGAGTACGTGGCAGAGTATGAAAGATTAACTGTCTGGAACGCAATCCTGAGCAATGTGGACTTTACATTAGCCTTTGGTCAGCTGAATGAACCATCAACGGGTCTGATACAGGGATGGTACAACTATGACCTGAAATTCTCAGCAGACAGAATGACCACTAGGCTGCCAGAGAATATACTGG cCTACCCCAACTTGAATTTCCCTATGCTTAACTGTGGGCCACACAATTTAAGCCATGTATCATCAGACCGGATTGTGAGCAGTGAGATACTCTCGTCTCTTGCGGATGACCTTAAGGCTTCCAATAATCAGTCTTTGACCTTCAAGAATTCGCTACTGGCCT CCATGACATGGGGCTATTATGAAGCAATTTTAGTTGGCATTGACCCCACAACTAATAATTACGGTGAATGTCGGACACAGGCTTTCATCAAAT ATAATGCCAGGTGTCCCAACCCAGTAAATGACAACAATGTTACTATAGGAACCTGCCCTCAAAATACGGATGCAGTGTGCAATGTAAGCTGTTCAATGTCTAACACTGAAGCTCTGTTTGCCCCCCTGCCACGCTACATGGCCTGTAGTTCTGTAGGAGTCTGGTGGAACAAGAAGCCCTATGAAAACCTGATTTTACCTGGTTGCACAA CTAAAGGCACACCATCGTACAAAGTGACCAGTGAAATGAAATTTGCGGCTGTAATCAATTGTAACATTGTATCTAACTTAGATACAGAAGTGGGACAAAAACTTCAAGTTACTTTTTCTGGACTCAATAGTAATAAATggacaaatatttgtaaaaaaactgCAAACACACTGCCCAATACATGTGATAATCTTGAGATTATTAACAAAACCTGTGAGACAGGCACACCAGTATACAATGTGAAATTTGCACTGACCTTTGACAG CAAGACGCTAACACCTTTTGGAGGCGGTGCCCCTGTGTCAGTGCTGGATGTCCTGAGAATCAACATTCTACTGGAAAAGGACCTGGATGCAAGCTTCGGG ACGATAGCCTCCTCTATTCTGCAGACAGGCACCGTAGTGATCTCTATGACAGAAGTGTGTGGCACTGGGTATGCCCTTATGAAGGATGATACAGGCAGTATTTGTG TCCCGTGTGGTGCAGGCTGGTTTCTGGATTCTCAGTCGAAGCAGTGTGTACCATGTGAATATGGCTTCTACCAACCAAGTACAGCTCAGACAATGTGCACCCAGTGTCCTAGTGGCAACACCACGTACTCCAAAGGATCAAAAGCTGCATCTGACTGCGTTG TATCCTGTCCGATTGGTAAGTCATACAATGCCACCGCTGGTGAATGCATGGACTGTCCACGACACTATTACCAGAATGAGACCGGCAAGAACTTCTGTAAACCCTGTCCTATCGGCTTTAAGACAGTGGGGAATGGGTCAAACAGCAACACACAATGTAAAG AGGACTGCCCTGCTGGCTACACTCGTAACCCTGCAGATATCACTAAATGTATGCGGTGTCCGCGTGGAACATACAGGAATACCCAGGATGACTGTCAGGCCTGCCCTGCTGGCAAATATACCATGGAAAGCACCGTTGCCATAATTGCAAGCAACTGCGACATGG ATAACTGTTCCTTGGGTGAATACTGGAATACATCCACCTCTAAATGTACTCCATGTCCTATTGGAGAATATCAGAATACACTCTACCAGGTTCAGTGTAAGATGTGCAACACAAGCTATTCCACAAACGCCACTGGCTCCAGTGATGTCTCAGCCT ATGGGAACATCCCTAAATAA